In Myotis daubentonii chromosome 11, mMyoDau2.1, whole genome shotgun sequence, the genomic window tttttactggGTTGCACAGCAAGAGTTCATGTGTTGTACTAATGTATGCTAAATATTTGCATAGTGTAGAGACCATTATTGTTAAAATAGCAGTAGTGAAGGTATTTTAGATCACAGAGCCCCAGTGGcctacattttgtttgttttgacatTGTTAAACTCAATCTGTTTCTCTAACTGTGACTCTAATGACTACATTTGCATGGCAGAAAAGTTTGCTTGGTGGGTTGACTTTTATTAACAGTGTCTGCATGTTGTTTTCTGCTCTTGGTGTTCCGTGAGCAGACAGAGCACCTTCAGTTCCATTGAATAGTTATACACAATCAATAAGTTTCTGTGTTTGTCTTTGTTGTTTCTTTGATGTGGCCTCTAGGATGCTGCCGGCAAGGTGCTGGACCGCTGGGCCATCATGTCTCGAGAAGAGGAAATCATCACCCTTCAGCAGTTTCTGCGGTTTGGAGAAACCAAATCCATTGTAGAGCTGATGGCAATTCAGGAGAAAGAAGGGCAGGCTGTGGCCGTTCCGTCTTCAAAGACAGACTCAGACATTAGGACTTTCATTGAGAGCAATAATCGCACCAGGAGTCCCAGCCTCCTTGCTCACCTAGAGAACAGCAACCCTTCCAGCATTCATCACTTCGAAAACATCCCCAACAGCCTTGCATTTCTGCTTCCATTCCAGTACATAAACCCAGTCTCGGCCCCACTGCTAGGATTGCCTCCAAACGGGCTCCTGTTAGAGCAACCAGGACTGAGGCTGCGGGAACCCAGCCTTTCAACTCAGAATGAGTATAATGAGAGCAGCGAGTCTGAAGTATCTCCCACACCTTATAAGAACGATCAGACTCCCAATAGAAACGCCCTGACCAGCATTACTAACGTGGAGCCCAAAACCGAGCCAACCTGCGTGTCCCCCATTCAGAATTCTGCCCCGGTCAGTGACCTGACCAAAACGGAACACCCAAAAAGCTCATTCCGGATCCACCGGATGAGAAGGATGGGGTCAGCCTCTAGGAAAGGAAGAGTGTTCTGTAACGCATGTGGGAAGACATTCTATGATAAAGGTACTCTCAAAATTCACTATAATGCTGTTCACCTGAAGATCAAACATCGATGCACCATTGAAGGCTGCAACATGGTCTTTAGCTCCCTCCGAAGCCGCAATCGTCACAGTGCAAACCCTAACCCTCGCCTCCACATGCCTATGCTAAGGAATAACCGAGACAAAGATTTAATCCGGGCCACATCAGGAGCTGCCACCCCCGTCATAGCGAGTACAAAATCAAATCTCACACTCACCAGCCCCGGCCGGCCCCCGATGGGTTTTACCACTCCCCCACTAGACCCCGTCTTACAgaaccctctccccagccagctggtGTTTTCCGGGCTAAAGACTGTCCAACCAGTTCCTCCATTTTATAGAAGTTTACTCACTCCCGGAGAAATGGTGagtcctcccacctccctcccgaCCAGTCCCCTCATTCCAACCAGTGGTACCATAGAGCAGCACCCCCTGCCACCCTCTGAGCCAGCGGCGCCAGTAGTGATGATGGCCACTCATGAGCCCAGTGCCGACCTGGCCCCCAAGAAGAAGCCCAGGAAGTCCAGCATGCCTGTGAAGATCGAGAAGGAAATCATCGATACCGCCGATGAGTTTGACGATGAAGACGATGACCCCAATGACCCTGGAGCTGTGGTCAATGACGTGAGCCATGACAATCATTGCCACTCCCAAGAGGAGATGAGTCCAGGCATGTCTGTGCAGGACTTTTCTAAGCACAGCAGGTCCCGGTGCATTTCAAGGACTGAAATCAGAAGGGCTGACAGCATGACTTCTGAGGATCAAGAACCTGAGCGGGACTATGAGAACGAGTCCGAGTCTTCAGAGCCCAAACTAGGTGAGGAATCCATGGAAGGGGATGAGCACATGCACAGCGAAGTGAGCGAAAAGGTCCTGATGAGCAGTGAGAGGCCCGACGAGAACCACAGTGAGCCCTCTCACCAGGACATCATCAAGGTGAAGGAAGAATTTGCAGATCCCACTTACGACATGTTTTACATGAGCCAGTACGGACTATACAATGGTGGGGGAGCCAGCATGGCGGCCCTGCACGAAAGTTTTGCCTCCTCTCTGAATTACGGCAGCCCTCAGAAGTTCTCCCCAGAAGGTGACCTGTGTTCCAGCCCAGACCCCAAAATCTGTTACGTGTGCAAGAAGAGTTTCAAAAGCTCCTACAGCGTGAAGCTTCACTACAGGAACGTTCACTTAAAAGAGATGCATGTCTGCACGGTGGCTGGCTGCAACGCTGCCTTCCCCTCTCGCCGGAGCAGAGACAGGTCAGTAAATCTCCATTGGCTGctcctgctggggggagggggcctgtcattaaaaaaatccaACTTAGATGTTTTGATGCACTCTAGAGATTGTCCACAGTGACCACACGATAACCAAGCTGCCATGCTCATGAAGGATTGTTGCAGTTGGTGCTTGTTATGATTAAGCATGCAGAATCATATGCCATCTTACCCAGTAATGCACGCCATTTTTCTCTGTGCTCTGTGTATGCGTGTGTCTATGTTTTTCCATGCATCTaggtgtgtgagtcagttaactGTGTACacagttccctgcctccccatgaACCTTCACTTAGAAGCCTCAGCTTCTGTCATAAATATTTCTGCTTTGCCTTgtggctttttaaattaaatcagtaTATTATCttcatacacacatatttatCCAATATAGAAACAGAAATTTACGGATGGAAAGAACCGTAGGTCCAGGACATCGAGACAGCCCGCATCTCCGTAGGTATAACCAGAAATGTTATCATTCTTCCATGAGTATGTAGTGTATCCTTGAATTCTTTGAGTCACAAAAATATCAGAAGAAAATGGGACCAAAGTAATTGTTCCTATGGGGAAATGGTGTGGTGATACGGGTTTCTGTATGTTAGCTTCACAGTGTATTTGAGCACATCTCTAAAACACAGTCTATCGTGGGAATTATGCACACAGAAGGGGAGGCATGCATATACTTTTAGGAGCAGTTAGAATATATTATGTCCAGCCTTCAGATGACATCACACCTTAGCTATGTAGCTGCAGCTCTGAAACAGTTGGGCTTAAACAGAAGCAGCTGGTCCTAAACCTACAATGTTCTTTTTCAGCcctaaagaaaatgtaatataaatgGAATGTGTCAAGGTGGTCAGTGGTGGGGAACCGCAGTTACCCTGCCCTCGGGGAGATAAGCTTGTGAGCAGATCATTTACATAATACACCAGCCCAACCAGTGACACACCAGTTAATTCTCCCTATTATATTGGGTGTGTTTCTTTTGGTTTtacattgtcttttaaaaatatttttagagaaaattttattACGTGCTGAAAGTCAATAATAGATGTGGAAGAAACAAAATTAACTAGGAAGTTTGCAAGTAGCCACCACCCAAATTCTAGTGCTTATCAATTAGGTAGAATTCTTTGACAATGTAACATATAATGGAATTACCACTGAAAAGTAGTGACCTGCTTCTGGAATACTCTgttttatcttcatattttaaagattagtctttttaaaaataaaagttaaaatagttttattgtacTGAAGTACAGCTCAAGGGGTCCAATTCATGAAAAGCAAAATTTCTGAGAAAATGTGGCTTACTTTCTACAACTCAAAACATGCTTTGAAGAGAAATCTATCTTCTTAAAGCTTTCCCCTCCCTAGTCCCGTACCCCCCACTCCTTTTTACCTTGTTCTGTAAAAAATGGTTTATGATCACAAAACTCTTTTCAGTTCCAGGGTATCGTAGACAGTCCCAGAATATGGTAGATAAGATAGCTAtagtactttaaataataaaatataatactgTACCCAACCTCTTCCTCTCCAAGTTTGTGAGTAAtgttcattcttttaaatttgaaatagtGCACTAGTGATAATGAGGTTAATgcattggattcttttttttaacaaaaataaaagactcATGAAAACCTgcataaaatatttatggaaatggAGTGTTTGAAGACAAGCCAAAATTTAAGCCTATTTGCATGAATTCCTATCACTGTTTCAGTTTGCTTGCTGAAAATATTGCAAGTCATAACACTGGAATAAAATGACTCCGGGTCCAAAAGGATACAACACCCAAAGCTTGGTGCTTTCCTTTATGTCAATGTGTTTTTTATGTCCTAATGTATAAGGAGGTACTGCTGAAAAGGTGGTTTGTCTGAGGAAAAAGCATTTATTGATAGGGGAATGTTTCAGTCTTCATTTTTATTCTAAGGATTGGGAGCTTGCCAAGTGACCAGGCTTATGGAaacactagaggccgggtgcatgaaattcatgcactcatggAGGtgcccctcagcctgtcctgcaccccctagcagtccaggagccgtgggggatgtcttactgccagcttaggcccgctctctggggagcaggcctaagccggcagtcggacatccttagtgctgccacagaggcgggagagtctccagccaccaccactgcgctcgccaactgtgagcctggcttctggctgagcggcactccccctgtgggagcacactgaccaccagggggcagctcctgcgttgagtgtttgcccactggtggtcagtgcacatcatagcgaccggttgttctgccatccagtcaatttgcatattagcctttgattatataggataggccaGTGTCTAGGATAACTAGTATATTCTAGGTGGGAAAACAGTACTGATATTCTCCAGGTGTGTTTAGTCATATAGGGAAGCCTCACAGGACAGGGGGTACATTTTATTTGGCTGAAATATCCCATCACACCTAATCTTTTAAATTCTGGATATTGTCACACATGATCAgtgaagaaaattgaaaaaaatactgtACAAAGAAGGTAATTTGATTGTCACTTGAAAATTTGCTTTTCAAGAATACTCAAATATTGTAATCCCTCactaaaagcttaaaaaaaattgtgatactttaattttgactttttttggCTAAGAAGAAATGTGTTCATCCCTGTTGAGTCTATGACTTGAAATAATATACAACGCAAGTATATTTAGTACCAAATATCCGGAAATAGTGAGGCCTTTTGGATACCAGCCTTCTCCTGCATCTCAGCAGATTGCACTCGAACATAATTGTATCCCTGTTTCATTCAGCCTTTTATTACCATTTTGTCAGCtaatattgacctgtaatttaATCTTATTCACAAATCCTCTTGAATCACATCTCTGATCTACCCGCTTAGACTAACCTTCCCCTTCTCTTCACCTTTCCTGTGTTAGTCACGAGAACCCCAGGAACTTTGGGCCCCTGCTTTTCCCTCTGCAATGAAGCCAAgacaagttttcttttcttttctttgagccAAGACCTTCCCAAACAGAAACCATCCTTTGCCTTTAATCCTGCTGTCCTCGGGcccatttctttcctctccccagagTCTCGATTCATCCACCCTTGACTGCACAATGTCTTCCTTGTGCAAATAAAGCATTAGAGGGGATTTGGACTGGGGGCTGAGGTACGCAAGGCTACAGGGTTTCTAGGATGCCTG contains:
- the BNC2 gene encoding zinc finger protein basonuclin-2 isoform X10 is translated as MVPVACAGRVLGADFCPNLEEPDQRLEVQAIRCTLVNCTCECFQPGKINLRTCDQCKHGWVAHALDKLSTQHLYHPTQVEIVQSNVVFDISSLMLYGTQAVPVRLKILLDRLFSVLKQEEVLHILHGLGWTLRDYVRGYILQDAAGKVLDRWAIMSREEEIITLQQFLRFGETKSIVELMAIQEKEGQAVAVPSSKTDSDIRTFIESNNRTRSPSLLAHLENSNPSSIHHFENIPNSLAFLLPFQYINPVSAPLLGLPPNGLLLEQPGLRLREPSLSTQNEYNESSESEVSPTPYKNDQTPNRNALTSITNVEPKTEPTCVSPIQNSAPVSDLTKTEHPKSSFRIHRMRRMGSASRKGRVFCNACGKTFYDKGTLKIHYNAVHLKIKHRCTIEGCNMVFSSLRSRNRHSANPNPRLHMPMLRNNRDKDLIRATSGAATPVIASTKSNLTLTSPGRPPMGFTTPPLDPVLQNPLPSQLVFSGLKTVQPVPPFYRSLLTPGEMVSPPTSLPTSPLIPTSGTIEQHPLPPSEPAAPVVMMATHEPSADLAPKKKPRKSSMPVKIEKEIIDTADEFDDEDDDPNDPGAVVNDVSHDNHCHSQEEMSPGMSVQDFSKHSRSRCISRTEIRRADSMTSEDQEPERDYENESESSEPKLGEESMEGDEHMHSEVSEKVLMSSERPDENHSEPSHQDIIKVKEEFADPTYDMFYMSQYGLYNGGGASMAALHESFASSLNYGSPQKFSPEGDLCSSPDPKICYVCKKSFKSSYSVKLHYRNVHLKEMHVCTVAGCNAAFPSRRSRDRNRNLRMERTVGPGHRDSPHLRRHSANINLHRKLLTKELDDMGLDSSQPSLSKDLRDEFLMKIYGAQHPLGLDVREEASSPAGTEDSHLNGYGRGMAEDYMVLDLSTTSSLQSSSSVHSSRESDAGSDEGILLDDIDGASDSGESAHKAEAPALPGGLGAEVSGSLMFNSLSGSNGGIMCNICHKMYSNKGTLRVHYKTVHLREMHKCKVPGCNMMFSSVRSRNRHSQNPNLHKNIPFVSVD
- the BNC2 gene encoding zinc finger protein basonuclin-2 isoform X4; protein product: MSEEAEVDVRERETQRDREPKRARDLTLRDSCTDNSMQFGTRTTAAEPGFMGTWQNADTNLLFRMSQQVPVACAGRVLGADFCPNLEEPDQRLEVQAIRCTLVNCTCECFQPGKINLRTCDQCKHGWVAHALDKLSTQHLYHPTQVEIVQSNVVFDISSLMLYGTQAVPVRLKILLDRLFSVLKQEEVLHILHGLGWTLRDYVRGYILQDAAGKVLDRWAIMSREEEIITLQQFLRFGETKSIVELMAIQEKEGQAVAVPSSKTDSDIRTFIESNNRTRSPSLLAHLENSNPSSIHHFENIPNSLAFLLPFQYINPVSAPLLGLPPNGLLLEQPGLRLREPSLSTQNEYNESSESEVSPTPYKNDQTPNRNALTSITNVEPKTEPTCVSPIQNSAPVSDLTKTEHPKSSFRIHRMRRMGSASRKGRVFCNACGKTFYDKGTLKIHYNAVHLKIKHRCTIEGCNMVFSSLRSRNRHSANPNPRLHMPMLRNNRDKDLIRATSGAATPVIASTKSNLTLTSPGRPPMGFTTPPLDPVLQNPLPSQLVFSGLKTVQPVPPFYRSLLTPGEMVSPPTSLPTSPLIPTSGTIEQHPLPPSEPAAPVVMMATHEPSADLAPKKKPRKSSMPVKIEKEIIDTADEFDDEDDDPNDPGAVVNDVSHDNHCHSQEEMSPGMSVQDFSKHSRSRCISRTEIRRADSMTSEDQEPERDYENESESSEPKLGEESMEGDEHMHSEVSEKVLMSSERPDENHSEPSHQDIIKVKEEFADPTYDMFYMSQYGLYNGGGASMAALHESFASSLNYGSPQKFSPEGDLCSSPDPKICYVCKKSFKSSYSVKLHYRNVHLKEMHVCTVAGCNAAFPSRRSRDSANINLHRKLLTKELDDMGLDSSQPSLSKDLRDEFLMKIYGAQHPLGLDVREEASSPAGTEDSHLNGYGRGMAEDYMVLDLSTTSSLQSSSSVHSSRESDAGSDEGILLDDIDGASDSGESAHKAEAPALPGGLGAEVSGSLMFNSLSGSNGGIMCNICHKMYSNKGTLRVHYKTVHLREMHKCKVPGCNMMFSSVRSRNRHSQNPNLHKNIPFVSVD
- the BNC2 gene encoding zinc finger protein basonuclin-2 isoform X7, coding for MSEEAEVDVRERETQRDREPKRARDLTLRDSCTDNSMQFGTRTTAAEPGFMGTWQNADTNLLFRMSQQAIRCTLVNCTCECFQPGKINLRTCDQCKHGWVAHALDKLSTQHLYHPTQVEIVQSNVVFDISSLMLYGTQAVPVRLKILLDRLFSVLKQEEVLHILHGLGWTLRDYVRGYILQDAAGKVLDRWAIMSREEEIITLQQFLRFGETKSIVELMAIQEKEGQAVAVPSSKTDSDIRTFIESNNRTRSPSLLAHLENSNPSSIHHFENIPNSLAFLLPFQYINPVSAPLLGLPPNGLLLEQPGLRLREPSLSTQNEYNESSESEVSPTPYKNDQTPNRNALTSITNVEPKTEPTCVSPIQNSAPVSDLTKTEHPKSSFRIHRMRRMGSASRKGRVFCNACGKTFYDKGTLKIHYNAVHLKIKHRCTIEGCNMVFSSLRSRNRHSANPNPRLHMPMLRNNRDKDLIRATSGAATPVIASTKSNLTLTSPGRPPMGFTTPPLDPVLQNPLPSQLVFSGLKTVQPVPPFYRSLLTPGEMVSPPTSLPTSPLIPTSGTIEQHPLPPSEPAAPVVMMATHEPSADLAPKKKPRKSSMPVKIEKEIIDTADEFDDEDDDPNDPGAVVNDVSHDNHCHSQEEMSPGMSVQDFSKHSRSRCISRTEIRRADSMTSEDQEPERDYENESESSEPKLGEESMEGDEHMHSEVSEKVLMSSERPDENHSEPSHQDIIKVKEEFADPTYDMFYMSQYGLYNGGGASMAALHESFASSLNYGSPQKFSPEGDLCSSPDPKICYVCKKSFKSSYSVKLHYRNVHLKEMHVCTVAGCNAAFPSRRSRDRHSANINLHRKLLTKELDDMGLDSSQPSLSKDLRDEFLMKIYGAQHPLGLDVREEASSPAGTEDSHLNGYGRGMAEDYMVLDLSTTSSLQSSSSVHSSRESDAGSDEGILLDDIDGASDSGESAHKAEAPALPGGLGAEVSGSLMFNSLSGSNGGIMCNICHKMYSNKGTLRVHYKTVHLREMHKCKVPGCNMMFSSVRSRNRHSQNPNLHKNIPFVSVD
- the BNC2 gene encoding zinc finger protein basonuclin-2 isoform X14, whose protein sequence is MSEEAEVDVRERETQRDREPKRARDLTLRDSCTDNSMQFGTRTTAAEPGFMGTWQNADTNLLFRMSQQVPVACAGRVLGADFCPNLEEPDQRLEVQAIRCTLVNCTCECFQPGKINLRTCDQCKHGWVAHALDKLSTQHLYHPTQVEIVQSNVVFDISSLMLYGTQAVPVRLKILLDRLFSVLKQEEVLHILHGLGWTLRDYVRGYILQDAAGKVLDRWAIMSREEEIITLQQFLRFGETKSIVELMAIQEKEGQAVAVPSSKTDSDIRTFIESNNRTRSPSLLAHLENSNPSSIHHFENIPNSLAFLLPFQYINPVSAPLLGLPPNGLLLEQPGLRLREPSLSTQNEYNESSESEVSPTPYKNDQTPNRNALTSITNVEPKTEPTCVSPIQNSAPVSDLTKTEHPKSSFRIHRMRRMGSASRKGRVFCNACGKTFYDKGTLKIHYNAVHLKIKHRCTIEGCNMVFSSLRSRNRHSANPNPRLHMPMLRNNRDKDLIRATSGAATPVIASTKSNLTLTSPGRPPMGFTTPPLDPVLQNPLPSQLVFSGLKTVQPVPPFYRSLLTPGEMVSPPTSLPTSPLIPTSGTIEQHPLPPSEPAAPVVMMATHEPSADLAPKKKPRKSSMPVKIEKEIIDTADEFDDEDDDPNDPGAVVNDVSHDNHCHSQEEMSPGMSVQDFSKHSRSRCISRTEIRRADSMTSEDQEPERDYENESESSEPKLGEESMEGDEHMHSEVSEKVLMSSERPDENHSEPSHQDIIKVKEEFADPTYDMFYMSQYGLYNGGGASMAALHESFASSLNYGSPQKFSPEGDLCSSPDPKICYVCKKSFKSSYSVKLHYRNVHLKEMHVCTVAGCNAAFPSRRSRDRNRNLRMERTVGPGHRDSPHLRSKRLES